One window of Saimiri boliviensis isolate mSaiBol1 chromosome 4, mSaiBol1.pri, whole genome shotgun sequence genomic DNA carries:
- the PACSIN1 gene encoding protein kinase C and casein kinase substrate in neurons protein 1, whose protein sequence is MSGSYDEASLAPEETTDSFWEVGNYKRTVKRIDDGHRLCNDLMNCVQERAKIEKAYAQQLTDWAKRWRQLIEKGPQYGSLERAWGAIMTEADKVSELHQEVKNNLLNEDLEKVKNWQKDAYHKQIMGGFKETKEAEDGFRKAQKPWAKKMKELETAKKAYHLACKEEKMAMTREMNSKTEQSVTAEQQKKLQDKVDKCKQDVQKTQEKYEKVLEDVGKTTPQYMENMEQVFEQCQQFEEKRLVFLKEVLLDIKRHLNLAENSSYIHVYRELEQAIRGADAQEDLRWFRSTSGPGMPMNWPQFEEWNPDLPHTTTKKEKQPKKAEGAALSNATGAVESTSQAGDRGSVSSYDRGQPYATEWSDDESGNPFGGNEANGGANPFEDDSKGVRVRALYDYDGQEQDELSFKAGDELTKLGEEDEQGWCRGRLDSGQLGLYPANYVEAI, encoded by the exons ATGTCTGGCTCCTACGATGAGGCCTCACTGGCTCCAGAGGAGACCACCGACAGCTTCTGGGAG GTGGGGAACTACAAGCGGACGGTGAAGCGCATCGATGACGGCCACCGCCTGTGCAACGACCTGATGAACTGCGTGCAGGAGCGCGCCAAGATCGAGAAGGCGTACGCGCAGCAGCTCACCGACTGGGCCAAGCGTTGGCGCCAGCTCATCGAGAAAG GCCCACAGTATGGCAGCCTGGAGCGGGCCTGGGGTGCCATAATGACGGAGGCCGACAAGGTGAGTGAGCTGCACCAGGAGGTGAAGAACAACCTGCTGAACGAGGACCTGGAGAAGGTGAAGAACTGGCAGAAGGACGCCTATCACAAGCAGATTATGGGCGGCTTCAAGGAGACCAAGGAGGCTGAAGATGGCTTCCGCAAGGCCCAGAAGCCCTGGGCCAAGAAGATGAAGGAG CTGGAGACAGCCAAGAAGGCCTACCATTTGGCTTGCAAAGAGGAGAAGATGGCCATGACACGGGAGATGAACAGCAAGACAGAGCAGTCGGTCACAGCTGAGCAGCAAAAGAAGCTGCAGGACAAAGTGGACAAGTGCAAGCAGGATGTGCAGAAG ACACAGGAGAAGTACGAGAAAGTGCTGGAAGATGTGGGCAAGACCACACCCCAGTACATGGAGAACATGGAGCAGGTGTTTGAGCAGTGCCAGCAATTCGAGGAAAAGCGGCTGGTCTTCCTCAAGGAGGTGCTGCTGGACATCAAACGGCACCTCAACCTGGCTGAGAACAGCAG CTACATCCATGTGTACCGTGAGCTGGAGCAGGCCATCCGGGGGGCTGATGCCCAGGAAGACCTCAGATGGTTCCGCAGCACCAGTGGCCCCGGCATGCCCATGAACTGGCCCCAGTTTGAG GAATGGAACCCAGACCTCCCTCACACCACCACCAAGAAGGAGAAACAGCCCAAGAAGGCAGAGGGAGCGGCACTGTCCAATGCCACTGGGGCAGTAGAGTCCACATCCCAGGCTGGGGACCGCGGCAG TGTTAGCAGCTACGACAGAGGCCAGCCTTACGCCACTGAATGGTCGGACGACGAGAGCGGGAACCCCTTTGGGGGCAATGAGGCCAACGGGGGCGCCAACCCCTTTGAAGACGACTCCAAGGGAGTGCGCGTGCGGGCGCTCTACGACTACGACGGCCAGGAGCAGGACGAGCTCAGCTTTAAGGCCG GAGACGAACTCACCAAGCTGGGCGAAGAGGATGAGCAGGGCTGGTGCCGTGGGCGGCTGGACAGCGGGCAGCTGGGCCTCTACCCCGCCAACTACGTGGAGGCTATCTAG